DNA from Ziziphus jujuba cultivar Dongzao chromosome 2, ASM3175591v1:
AACAACTTACAACAATCCATCGattcataataatattttaaacaaaaaaattatatatgatcaGTGATCACGGACatggaaaaaaattagtaatcaGATTAACTGGCCTCCTTCCTTGAAATGACTCCAATTCTAAAAGCCAAAAATCCACAGCcgaaagtaaaagaaaataaataaataaataaataaaaaactacacCCTTTGTTATTAGGATTTGATAGTTTTGTAAAATATTCTCTTTTCCATGCAGCCGTTCCACCAAGACAGATCTCCTTGATGATCTTGAGTGcagggaagaaggaagaagaaagaagaaaaaagggaagaaggaagaagaaagagtgCAGGTATATGGGGGATTGCGGCGTGGGTTTCTCGAAGGACAAAAAGAGAGCAATtaagtcattttttatttttattagggaCAAAATAGATATGAaggggcaaataaaaaaattttaaaagactatGGGTATATTTCGTTAAGTCCTCCAAACGAGGGGTATTGGACCAGATTCCCCTAAAATATTTGGGTTTGCAGCGGTTGAAGCAAGGGTGCAACCCAGACCATTTGTGGTGAAGTTGGTGCTCTGAAATTGATGGGACTGAGCCATCAAAACTGGTAGGGTCTCGGCTACCTTGAAATTGATTGGTTTGTTTATCATGTCAGGATCTAAGTCACTCAAAAGGAATCTTAAATTGTAACAACTTGTGTGGAtgtttattatacttttttttcttatttaaacagaagttttttttttttttttttttaattaatgagcTGTTATGTtatgacttttatttatttccattaGCTAGCAaacttgtttttactttttccttttttcccaaATAAATATCCAATTTAAATATTGCATACTAAATTATGGATATACATCAACACGAATACATAGGCTTAAGTGCAATTTAGTATCCCGCAGATTTTAGTGTTTGCATACCTAATATCCtcaaaacatatataacatataagTAAAGCAATTAAAAAGTAACCTAACAAGAGCGTATGTACATAGGAGTTGGAAACGAAAATGAAAACCAACAACATCGAAAGCAAAGATAGTTCCATAGCCTTTTAAGATCTTCAATTTCTTGGATAGCTCCTTTGCCTTCTCCTTTTGCATTGCATCTTACTCAACCATCGATGCTTCCTTACATTCACAATGTCACCAACAACTACTCCAACAACAAGCCCACTTATGTATCATATCAACACAAATTTCCACTCCAATTTGAATAGAGACTtgaatcatcattttttttccaaaaactgaAGGTGGCAGTGACAGAGACTCTAAAACATCACATTTCTTAAACAAGAGATCACCACACAGTTGAGGGTTTCCCTCAATTGAACTACTGTGAAGCGTATTAAGTTGGTTCCCTTGGAGTATAGGCCCTTGGAGGGTTTCCCTCAATTGAACTACTGTGAAgcgtattatttttaaaatataccatTGAACTGGATAATCTATGTTTATGTTTTCttgcaaaattattaaataattttaaataataaaacaatggtGCCAAGTTTGACTAGAAAGTATCCATGATAAGCTACAATATTCAACCAATGAGGAATCCTCATTTGTAGTATTTGCTTGTATATATTTACTGGACCCTTAGATGAAGTTTTCATACATATCTTTAGCAATGAGTGCCTGAGCTTCCATCCATGAGGAAGATTTAGGGAAAATAATTTGTCACAAGGGATTATCACAATAAAGCATGATATATTGTAAAcatgaaatttttaattattacatgTTCTTCTCTGTTTCTGTGAAAGCATGAATTTATTATATCAGCGAGTATTTGAAATACTTGTTAATTAatgtttatgttttatatttatgtttatgttttatatttttcttttctgcttgaaaaatcaagcatataatttatacaatgacaaaagtagaaaagtttttcaaaatgatCCTCATTTTATAAAGAGTTTGAAAAGGTTTCCACTTTAGTGTACTTAACTATCATTTGAAGCATTAGCCAATTCTGAATAACTTAAGTAAaacttttcagaaaaaaaatgaaaaccaaaaacagaaaacCGAAAACATAAACGTTATCAAATTAGTGGTTAATTGTCATGGTTTTATCACTGTTTTCATTGGGTTTCAGGAATATTCTTGGTTCACTGTGGAAGCAATATCACGCTTCCAAACAAGAGCTTGTATTCTTGTTTATATGGTAAAAGCTGGAAACTCTGATGCAATTCTAAGGAACTGCAAGATCTCATCATTAAATCCTTTGCCAATCAATGAAGCACTTCTATTCTATCCTATCCAGAATGGAAGACCGAAACATGTTTGGACGGTGAAGTCTTTGGAGGTAAGTCTCTGTCAGTCTTtgtatctatttcttttttaattgttttgtgtTTTGGGAATAGATATTAAATTGGTTAAAGTCTCTTTGTTCTGGTATTATTTAGTAGTAACCGATGGTTTACTAGTAAGAATAAGTAGTAGCCTCCAGTGATGACTTGACTAGTACTGACTATTTGGAATGAGttgaacttaaaaataaaagtgttcATTTCGTGAGAAATCATTCACTGGGCCGGGTTTACAAGTTCATATATGGAATCATAACAACACAATGCATGCTACGTATTAAggacaaaaaagtaaaagaataataataataataataatataattattaaaaaaaaaaaaaaaaaaagaggaaaacgAAAAAGAACAAGTCAGAGTAAAGTGGTTAGGAATAGCTGCATATTTCTGATTTAGCCTCAAACTCTCCATTTAGAAAAATTGAGTCACAAGATTAAAGtcttaaacagaaaagaaaaaatattttcatagaaGGTGTATATATGTTGATTattcttttcttcaattttttcgtTTCATTTATGAGATCATCCATCTGCatatattgattattaattGTATAATATAAGTAAAAACATCCAAGGTGGATgcaaattattctttttattttgaaaattgaagagTTGTTATATGTTATCTCTTTCAACAGACTACTAGCTAGGCTTGAAAATTTGATTAAGAGCTAAGCTTGAAAGAATTTATCATAACCAAAATGGTAGGTTCAGGTAGTGCTTAAGAAACTAACAATTTCACGGCTAATTCATTTATGTGGTACTGATGTTGAGTAGACTGAATCATGGAAACTTAATCCACTTTTGGCATCtgcagagaaaaagaaaatggaaactgTCTGGTTTATAAACTCCTACTAATATAAGATGTCCCCTTTGCACATTGCAAAGTGATCAAAGAACTAAGAGTGACAATCCTACGAAAATTCATGTTCATTGGAAGAGATGCATGAAAACTTCTACAGGTCATTGCTCATTACGGTCTGTAAACTATAAACGTATATGTTAAGCAAATCTATGAATAAGAATTCCTTATTTGTAGAATTGAGCAGAATATTGTTTCTTATCATGGATGCCTTCTAATCAGTGTTCGTACATTATGCTTATTAAAAATAGAACATGATCGAATACAATATGCCCCTGGTCAATTGATCGACCTCTCTTTTTCTTGCCTCTTGTCAACTCTGTTTTCTTTAGAGAAGAAGTCTAGCTTAGATTCCATTGCATTGATatatttccctttatttttggtaattttgtggTTTTCATGCGAGTCCTACgagaattttttcaaaatattgaaataataaagtAAAGCAATGGTTAAATTCTACCAGGTTTAGTCAATTCCAAGCCGTTTTCATTTTTCACCTAGGGAAATTCACGGCTAGTACATGCAATTCAAAGAGGGTGAAGACAAATTCCAAGCAGTAGGTAACATGATATTtaagatagaaaaaaagaagacaagcaTAGCAGCTCACTTATGTTTATGTACAACAGCAGAgatagttgaaataaaaaaccAACACCATAAAAAATAAGGTCTAGACTAAGTTTACAACAACAGCAAATGTACATAGGAGTTTTGACCGAAAATAAATAACGTATGTACATAGGAgttgaaaaagataaagaaaaccaACACCATAAAATGCAGAGATAGTTCCATAGCCTTGGAAGCACTTCAATTTCTTTGATATCTCCTTCGCCTTCTCCTTTTGCATTGCATCTTAACCAACCATCCATGCCTCCTTATGATCACCATGTCGCCAAGAGCTACTCCAACAACCAGCCCACTCACGAATCCTACCAACACAAATTTCCAATCTAATTTGAACATAGACTCtaaatcatcattttcttcaaaaGCTGAAGGAGGCAGTGACGAGGGCTCTAAATCACCACATTTCTTAAACAATAGATCTCCACACAATCCTGGGTTTCCCTCAAATGAACTGCTCTTGAATGCACTGAATTGGTTCCCTTGAGGTATAGGCCCTGTAAGCTTGTTGTATGATACATTGAAGCTTGCAAGGAACATAAGTTGCTTTAACTGTTGAGGAATCTCTCCGGAAAGGTTGTTTTGAGAAAGGTCCAATGATTCAAGTTCCGTTAAATTCCCCAACGACGATGGGATGCAACCAGTGAGCATGTTGTTTGAGAGATTTAAGGAGCGAAGGGACGTTAGATTCCCAAAAAGTGTAGAAATCTCTCCTTCAAATTTATTGCTTGACATATCAATAAAAGCAAAGATATCTTGGATGGCTCCATAGTATCTATTCACCCCTTTGGTTGTAATTGTGATTGCAAAACGAATTTTATCTTGGTACAGTGCAGTTTTTGgaatagtaaaattaaatatcacacCCAAATATGTAAAAGGATGGGGATCGATGGCCTTCATAGCATTCCAACTGGAAACGTAATGAGATGGCAACTCACCTGTGAAATTATTGAAAGAGATATCAAGCACTCTCAACTCAGGGAACCCGATATAACCTTTTGGTTTCTCAATTACACCGTAGAACCCGTTGTGTTGTAGTATGAGAAGCTTCAAGACTGGAAGGGACCCCAACCAAGATGGAAAAACGTCACTCAGCTGATTGTTGGAGACAACAATACCTTCAAGCATCTTACAGTTGGATAATGTTCTTGGCAGCTGCCCCTGCAGCTTATTATAACTAAGATCAATTATTCTCAAGTTACTTGCCTTGTTGTTGCATATTTTTGGAATGATGCCTTTAAAGAAGTTGTTTCTTAAATTTAGCACATACAAGGTACTGCTTAAGTTTCCCAAACACTCTGGAATATTCCCATCCAATGTGTTATTAGACAAATCAAGGTTGTAAGGAGAACTCAGATTGCAAAACATAATTGGAACTTCTCCACTAAGTAGGTTATTTGACACGTTATAGAACACAATGGATGGTGGAGGAATCGGTAGTGTTCCTTGCAACCTGTTAAATGAAACACCAAATGTAAGTAAGTTAACCCACGGAAGAGCTACAGGCAGAAAGCCTGTTAGCAAGTTGTCCTCAATGCTGAAGCTGACCAAAGTGTCTATGCTTGTCTTCCACATCCATTTAGGTATTTCACAGCAGATCTGGTTTTTAGCAAGTGACAACCGCTCCAGCTCGTTTTGATGCCTAATAAAATATGGGAATTCACTTAAGTTGCATGACTCGAGTGCTAAAAGCTTGAATTTTGAGCTCGTTGcatttttgtttcctttgctAAAAAGTAGCGATAAATTATTTCTACCAAGATCAAGGTATGCAAGACTTTTCATTCTGAAAAACATGTCAAATTCCAAAGCGCCATTTAATTTGTTAGAATGGAGATAAAGAGTCTCAAGATTCATGAGGTTAGATAACGATTGTGGAACACGACCATGCAACTGGTTATCTGAAAAATCTAGGAGGTTTAAATTAGTAAGGTTAGATAATGGTGGGATTGGACCAAATAGTTGGTTATAACGAAGAACTAATTTTGTGAGCCGGGTAAGATTTTGAAAAGAACGCGGAATGTGACCACTAAAACTGTTTTCTGAAAGGACTAGAAAAGTAAGTTGGGTAAGCTTGCCTAGTGAAGATGGAATAGGTCCTGAAAATCTAATAGATCCAATGAGTCAAGCATTTGGATTGAAGAAGGTAAGCCACCAGAAAACCCACTTCCACCAAGTTTCAATTCTTTAAGAGGACTTTTATGGTGGAAGTCAGGAATATAGCCCTTGAGATTGCCATTGGAACTTACATCTAGAATTCTAAGGTTTGGCAATTGAAAAACTCCAGAAGGAAATTCACCCTGCAACTCACAATCAGAAAGCATTATATATGTCAAAGAAGTAAAATTAGCAAGATAATCAGGTACCCTGGATGATAAATCTACTCCACTGAGATGAAGTACTTCTAAATTAgttaggttttgtagtaagctACCTAAATTGGGACTTCTAAGTTTTGAAATTATTGAGTGAACATTTTCATTGTGATTGAAAGACAAGTCAAGATGTGATAACTTATACAAGTGTGAAATTTCTAGAGGaatttgaccccaaaaaaaacaatgagAGAGGTTGAGATAAGTAAGGCCCAAAAGTTTACCAACAGCAACAGGAATTTCAGAGGAATTGAAATCATTATCAGCAAGGTTCAGGCTCTGAAGGTGAACAAGATTGAAAAGGGTGCTGTTAGAGTTGGTAGAGCCAAATAAACAGCTACTACTAAGATCGAGTCCAATCACATGACCAGTCTTGCCATCACATTGGACTCCATTCCATAAGCAGCAATTGCTTGAATTTACTCCATGAGATTTCCACTGCAGAACCTTAGGATCACATAGAGAAGCAGATTTGTGAATGGCAAAGCTATCCTTGAACTGCATCAAGGCAGAGCTTTCATCATCATGACAAGCTGGTTGTACAGAAGTAAAAGAGTTAGCAACTACAATCTCCAATACCATAAGTTTCAAAAATagacacaaaaacaaaactagACACCACCCCATAatgctttgatttttttctgTCAAGTCTCTTTTTCTCTTAGATAAGCATGAAGGTTCAACTAAATAAAGCATTTCTTATATAGAGGAGCGTGGAAAAGATTCTTGTATATATAGtcaaaatttacttattttttatatacgtCCAATGAGTCATATTATCTACAAAATAGTTGCTTGTTTGTGTTCTATACGTCCAGTAAGTCAACTAATCATGAAAGAGCTTGATGCTTTCGAAGTCGTCTCTGCGGGGCCTGACAATGCCAAGACTTAAGCCAATGTATTATCTCCAAGAAAGctaaaacaagaaattaataaatagatgGGTCACCACAAACTCAATAATTCATTTCTCACATCTTGCTATGTTCAACATATGTGAGAGACTTATCTGCCAAAAATGCACTTTCAACGTCCAACCACACACGTTTTggtcccacatttttcttatcaCTTGACTTTCTTGAACTGTaagttgaaaaaacaaaaaaagagaaaacaaaaaatttcaaacaacaaaaaaatatgcaACTTATCCAAAGAAAATATACAAGAGTCACAAGATTAAAGTCTccaacagaaaagaaaaaataatttcatagaagaaatatatatgttgaatattcttttcttcaattttttcatttcttttatgaGATCATCCATCTGTATGTATTGATTATTACTGTATATAATATAAGTAAAAATACCCAAGGTGAATgcaaattattctttttatgtTGAAAATTGAAGAGTTATTATATATGATCTCTTACAACAGACTACTAGCTAGGCTTGAAAATTTGATTAAGAGCATAAGCTTGACAgaatttatcaaaaacaaatatGGTACGTTCTTGTAGTGGTTAAGAAACTAACGATTCCACAGCCAATTCATTTACGTGGTACTGACTTTTAGTAGAATGAATCATGGAAACTTAATCCATTTTTGCCGtctgcagagaaaaaaaaaaatggaaactttctTGTTTATTCCTGCTAATATATGATGTTCCCTATGCACATTGCAAAGTGATCAGAGAACTAATAATGACAATCCCATGAAAATTCAGGTTCATTGGAAGAGATGCATGAAAACTTCTGCAGGTCAATGCTTATCAGTGTCTGTAAACTGTAAGCGTATATGTTCAGCAAATGTGAATTAGAATTCCTTATTTGTAGCATTAAGCATAATATCTTTTCCTATCATGGATGCCCTCTAATAGCGTCAGTACATTATGCTAATTAACATACAACATGATCAAATACGTCATGCCGCTTGTCAATTAATCAACCTCTCTGTTCATTGCCTCTTGTCAACTCTGTTTTCTCTAGAGAAAGAAGTCTAGCTTGTTCCATTGCATTTATATATTTCCCTTCATTTTTGGTAACTTTGTGGGTTTTATGCAAGTCCTATGAGAGTTTTTCTTCATCAAAGCAAATTCATGTTTGGTaactttattttccatttcatcttctcttttttctttttttctttttttgttttttgttttcaaaagctgctctttttcttttctcttttttttttttctttgttttcatttcattttcactttcat
Protein-coding regions in this window:
- the LOC132800787 gene encoding receptor-like protein 19 → MVLEIVVANSFTSVQPACHDDESSALMQFKDSFAIHKSASLCDPKVLQWKSHGVNSSNCCLWNGVQCDGKTGHVIGLDLSSSCLFGSTNSNSTLFNLVHLQSLNLADNDFNSSEIPVAGEFPSGVFQLPNLRILDVSSNGNLKGYIPDFHHKSPLKELKLGGNNQLHGRVPQSLSNLMNLETLYLHSNKLNGALEFDMFFRMKSLAYLDLGRNNLSLLFSKGNKNATSSKFKLLALESCNLSEFPYFIRHQNELERLSLAKNQICCEIPKWMWKTSIDTLVSFSIEDNLLTGFLPVALPWVNLLTFGVSFNRLQGTLPIPPPSIVFYNVSNNLLSGEVPIMFCNLSSPYNLDLSNNTLDGNIPECLGNLSSTLYVLNLRNNFFKGIIPKICNNKASNLRIIDLSYNKLQGQLPRTLSNCKMLEGIVVSNNQLSDVFPSWLGSLPVLKLLILQHNGFYGVIEKPKGYIGFPELRVLDISFNNFTGELPSHYVSSWNAMKAIDPHPFTYLGVIFNFTIPKTALYQDKIRFAITITTKGVNRYYGAIQDIFAFIDMSSNKFEGEISTLFGNLTSLRSLNLSNNMLTGCIPSSLGNLTELESLDLSQNNLSGEIPQQLKQLMFLASFNVSYNKLTGPIPQGNQFSAFKSSSFEGNPGLCGDLLFKKCGDLEPSSLPPSAFEENDDLESMFKLDWKFVLVGFVSGLVVGVALGDMVIIRRHGWLVKMQCKRRRRRRYQRN